The proteins below are encoded in one region of Catenulispora sp. GP43:
- a CDS encoding flavin reductase family protein — MHTVPGIKVLYFGTPVVLITTRNEDGTPNIAPMSSAWWLNGNAVLGLGNASQTSANIAREGECVLNLPSSDMVEYVDRIAMTTARKEISAYRVEQGYRTERDKFGLAGLTEQPSELVSPPRILECPIQMECRLTAVHPVGGENSLSAFEVEVLRTHVEEKLVIPGTHYIDPEAWDPLIMKFCEFFGGGQPVHSSRLAAGWNMPHTLRNLPVTDGADGVAEPALSGSVSA, encoded by the coding sequence ATGCACACAGTTCCAGGCATCAAAGTCCTTTACTTCGGAACCCCTGTCGTCCTGATCACGACCCGCAACGAGGACGGCACCCCCAATATCGCCCCCATGTCCTCGGCCTGGTGGCTCAACGGAAACGCCGTGCTGGGGCTGGGGAACGCCTCGCAGACCTCGGCCAACATCGCCCGCGAGGGCGAGTGCGTCCTGAACCTGCCGTCCTCCGACATGGTCGAGTACGTCGACCGCATCGCGATGACCACCGCCCGCAAGGAGATCTCGGCGTACCGCGTCGAGCAGGGCTACCGCACCGAGCGGGACAAGTTCGGACTGGCCGGGTTGACCGAACAGCCCTCCGAACTGGTCTCCCCGCCTCGGATCCTGGAGTGCCCGATCCAGATGGAATGCCGGCTGACCGCCGTGCATCCGGTCGGGGGTGAGAACAGCCTGAGCGCCTTCGAGGTCGAAGTGCTCCGCACCCATGTCGAGGAGAAGCTGGTCATCCCGGGGACGCACTACATCGACCCGGAGGCGTGGGACCCGCTGATCATGAAGTTCTGCGAGTTCTTCGGCGGCGGGCAGCCGGTGCACTCCTCGCGGCTGGCGGCCGGCTGGAACATGCCGCACACTCTGCGGAACCTTCCGGTGACGGACGGTGCCGACGGCGTGGCAGAACCCGCGCTCAGTGGGTCAGTGTCAGCTTGA
- a CDS encoding LysR family transcriptional regulator, whose translation MDTALLEVFLEVARRESFTAAAGSLGYTQSAISRQIAVLEASVGAPLFDRLPRGVRLTEEGRALVPHATAVVGRLRAAVADVRAVRTLGGGGLRLGAIPTADMALIPRAVAEFRRVHPAVVVTHIEGLTRGLVVDIREGDLDLAVIGTAQPEPAFDGVRLRKLMDDPLSVALPLGHRLAGRDMLSLADLEGENWIAGQPRSQDTLIAGVQDGGFQPLIPYVVLEWSAKQGFVAAGLGVTLVPALAAASVRPDVVVVALDPREVAPRSVFAATPEGVADSAAVTGFLELLAGD comes from the coding sequence ATGGACACCGCGTTGCTCGAAGTATTCCTGGAGGTCGCGCGGCGTGAGTCGTTCACCGCGGCGGCCGGTTCGCTCGGCTATACGCAGTCGGCGATATCGCGTCAGATAGCCGTGCTGGAGGCGTCCGTCGGCGCGCCCTTGTTCGACCGGCTCCCACGGGGCGTACGACTGACGGAGGAGGGCCGGGCCTTGGTGCCGCACGCGACGGCCGTCGTAGGCCGTCTGCGGGCCGCTGTGGCCGATGTACGGGCCGTCCGGACGCTGGGCGGCGGCGGCCTCCGGCTCGGCGCGATCCCGACCGCCGACATGGCCCTGATCCCGCGGGCCGTCGCGGAGTTCCGCCGGGTGCATCCGGCGGTGGTCGTCACGCACATCGAAGGGCTGACCCGGGGGCTGGTCGTGGACATCCGCGAAGGGGATCTGGACCTGGCGGTGATCGGGACGGCCCAGCCCGAGCCGGCCTTCGACGGGGTGCGCCTGCGCAAGCTGATGGACGATCCGTTGTCGGTGGCCCTGCCGCTCGGCCACCGGCTCGCCGGCCGGGACATGCTCTCGCTGGCCGATCTCGAGGGCGAGAACTGGATCGCCGGCCAGCCGCGTTCGCAGGACACGCTGATCGCCGGGGTGCAGGACGGGGGATTCCAGCCGCTGATCCCTTACGTGGTCCTGGAATGGTCGGCCAAGCAGGGCTTCGTGGCGGCCGGGCTCGGCGTCACGCTGGTCCCGGCGCTGGCCGCCGCGTCGGTGCGGCCGGACGTGGTCGTGGTGGCGCTGGATCCGCGGGAGGTCGCGCCGCGGTCGGTGTTCGCCGCGACTCCCGAGGGCGTGGCGGACAGCGCGGCGGTGACGGGGTTCCTGGAGCTGCTGGCCGGTGATTGA
- a CDS encoding RidA family protein, translating into MTAFTLDNPAGVPSSPRKAFSNVAVIPLGERTLLMLAGQVAWDDDHQIVGAGDLRAQTRRVMELIGQVLAAHGATLADVVSLRTFLTDISHIREYGEARNECFQGLPAPTSTTVEVSSLFVPEALIEVEATAVI; encoded by the coding sequence ATGACCGCTTTCACTCTCGACAACCCCGCCGGCGTCCCGAGCTCGCCGCGCAAGGCCTTCTCCAACGTCGCCGTGATCCCGCTCGGCGAGCGCACCCTGCTGATGCTGGCCGGCCAGGTGGCCTGGGACGACGACCACCAGATCGTCGGCGCCGGCGACCTGCGCGCCCAGACCCGCCGTGTCATGGAGCTGATCGGCCAGGTGCTGGCCGCGCACGGGGCGACCCTCGCGGACGTCGTCAGCCTCCGGACGTTCCTGACCGACATCTCCCACATCCGCGAGTACGGCGAGGCCCGCAACGAGTGCTTCCAGGGCCTGCCCGCGCCGACCAGCACCACGGTCGAGGTCTCGTCGCTGTTCGTGCCGGAGGCGCTGATCGAGGTGGAGGCGACCGCCGTCATCTGA
- a CDS encoding alpha/beta fold hydrolase, with product MPSVRVRDIDVYYEIHGDGPPLVLIGGLGVDLTVFAPFTERLARTFRVLTFDNRGAGRSDKPDVPYSIPMMAGDVDALMDALSLSRAHVVGVSMGGRIAIELAAGRPDRVDRLVLVSTAATGTGRLRMSLPARILGLAKRLHLIPGAGAVQRQPHYAYQRQVAASTSYDGADQLDAIEAPTLILHGRRDRSVRPAAALATRVGIRDSEIEFFRGGHMFFLLTQRDEAAARIEDFLQDWRDRHWPSNAAQI from the coding sequence GTGCCATCGGTTCGAGTCCGCGACATCGACGTCTACTACGAGATCCACGGCGACGGCCCGCCCCTGGTGTTGATCGGCGGCCTCGGTGTGGACCTCACCGTGTTCGCACCCTTCACCGAGCGGCTGGCGCGCACCTTCCGAGTCCTCACCTTCGACAACCGCGGCGCCGGCCGCAGCGACAAGCCGGACGTCCCGTATTCGATCCCGATGATGGCCGGGGACGTGGACGCGTTGATGGACGCGCTGAGCCTGTCCCGCGCCCACGTCGTCGGGGTGTCGATGGGCGGCCGGATCGCCATCGAGCTGGCCGCCGGCCGCCCCGACCGCGTAGACCGCCTGGTGCTGGTCTCCACCGCGGCGACCGGGACCGGCCGATTGCGGATGTCGCTGCCGGCCCGGATCCTGGGGCTCGCGAAACGCCTGCACCTGATACCCGGGGCGGGAGCGGTGCAGCGGCAGCCGCACTACGCGTACCAGCGTCAGGTCGCCGCCAGCACCTCGTACGACGGCGCCGACCAGCTGGACGCCATCGAGGCGCCCACGCTGATCCTGCACGGACGGCGCGACCGCAGCGTGCGGCCGGCCGCGGCGCTGGCCACGCGGGTCGGCATCCGCGACTCCGAGATCGAGTTCTTCCGCGGCGGCCACATGTTCTTCCTGCTGACGCAGCGGGACGAGGCCGCGGCGCGGATCGAGGACTTCCTCCAGGACTGGCGCGACCGGCACTGGCCGTCGAATGCGGCGCAGATTTAA
- a CDS encoding TetR/AcrR family transcriptional regulator: protein MATENGRRRREYAPRVPIEQRRRELLDAALRIVVRDGHAAVTMEAVAAAAGVTKPVVYGVFPNRETLLGELLKREQQAALEQLVGLLPALRKGLKAGAHPADVLADALDGFLAAVREAPERWSCVVLPMADMPPQFNAAREEARGLVLASAEELGRWITQTFDAPADLDPELIAHTVVTLAEMAARLVLTDPGRYEPTRFVKGLRAAVGLVR, encoded by the coding sequence GTGGCGACGGAGAACGGACGGCGGCGGCGCGAGTACGCGCCGCGGGTGCCGATCGAGCAGCGTCGCAGGGAGTTGCTGGACGCCGCGCTGCGCATCGTGGTCCGGGACGGCCACGCCGCGGTGACGATGGAGGCGGTGGCGGCAGCTGCCGGGGTCACCAAGCCTGTGGTCTACGGAGTGTTCCCGAACAGGGAGACGCTGCTGGGGGAACTCCTTAAGCGCGAGCAGCAGGCGGCGTTGGAGCAGTTGGTGGGCCTGCTGCCGGCGCTGCGCAAGGGATTGAAGGCCGGAGCGCATCCGGCCGATGTCCTGGCCGACGCGCTCGACGGCTTCCTGGCGGCGGTCCGGGAGGCGCCGGAGCGGTGGTCCTGCGTCGTGCTGCCGATGGCCGACATGCCGCCGCAGTTCAACGCGGCACGGGAAGAGGCGCGGGGACTGGTGCTGGCCTCGGCGGAGGAGCTGGGCCGCTGGATCACGCAAACCTTCGACGCTCCGGCCGATCTCGATCCGGAGCTGATCGCGCACACCGTGGTGACGCTCGCGGAGATGGCCGCGCGGCTGGTGCTCACCGATCCGGGGAGGTACGAGCCGACCCGGTTCGTGAAGGGATTGCGGGCGGCGGTGGGGCTGGTGCGCTAG
- a CDS encoding oxygenase MpaB family protein: MPHPSAEDVPVSPDRGPLRSLDNGFFGPDSVSWKVWTSPTSLIGFQRAVVLEHFDPPLAAAVADSGGIYEDPHGRLDQTLAYFLTVAVGDSRTVIQAAEFLMRVHAKTTGVEPIAGKRYSANNPESQLWIHITGWHSVLKCYELYGPGRLSKADEDRYWAECRVAAELQTCDPADVPRNREEVKAYFEKVRPQLCSSERAHRGMHYLLYPPFKKVGFRIWAASRFTAILSIHSLPTWMRRTGGFHQWRLIDFGIRIARPFIRIGTRIAKVPRVGITVIAPVAPVTGKVLRQHYRSAPPQDSAIVTPARARELHGTMGSRRADQQAVPGAGGAALTM, from the coding sequence ATGCCCCACCCCAGCGCCGAGGACGTCCCCGTCTCCCCCGACCGCGGACCGCTGCGCAGCCTCGACAACGGCTTCTTCGGCCCGGACTCGGTGAGCTGGAAGGTCTGGACGTCGCCGACCTCGCTGATCGGATTCCAGCGCGCCGTGGTACTCGAGCACTTCGATCCCCCGCTGGCCGCCGCGGTCGCCGACAGCGGCGGCATCTATGAGGACCCGCACGGCCGCCTCGACCAGACGCTCGCCTACTTCCTCACAGTGGCCGTCGGCGACAGCCGCACCGTGATTCAGGCCGCCGAATTCCTGATGCGTGTCCACGCTAAGACCACAGGCGTGGAGCCCATAGCGGGGAAACGCTACAGCGCCAACAACCCGGAGTCCCAGCTGTGGATTCACATAACGGGATGGCACAGCGTCCTGAAGTGTTACGAGCTCTATGGTCCCGGCCGCTTGTCCAAAGCCGACGAGGACCGTTACTGGGCCGAGTGTCGCGTCGCCGCCGAGCTCCAGACCTGCGATCCCGCAGACGTCCCGCGCAATCGGGAAGAAGTGAAGGCGTACTTCGAGAAGGTGCGACCTCAGCTGTGTTCCTCAGAGCGTGCGCACCGCGGGATGCACTATCTGCTCTACCCGCCCTTCAAGAAGGTGGGCTTCCGCATCTGGGCCGCATCCCGTTTCACGGCGATCCTGAGCATCCATTCGCTGCCTACCTGGATGCGTCGCACAGGCGGTTTCCACCAGTGGCGGCTCATAGACTTCGGCATCCGTATAGCGCGACCGTTCATCCGCATAGGAACGCGTATCGCTAAGGTGCCGCGCGTCGGGATCACAGTCATCGCTCCGGTCGCCCCGGTCACCGGCAAAGTCCTGCGGCAGCACTACAGATCAGCGCCACCGCAGGACTCGGCGATCGTCACTCCGGCGCGGGCCCGCGAACTCCACGGGACGATGGGCTCACGCCGCGCCGATCAGCAGGCTGTCCCCGGAGCCGGCGGCGCCGCGTTGACGATGTAG
- a CDS encoding alpha/beta hydrolase codes for MRRHLAALGAIALVVAGMAAPAAATAAEPLAGYYGQRLDWQPCAGIPGFECATFVVPRDYGRPGAGDFRLPVIKKPAGDPAHRVGSLILDPGGPGDSGLTDLPGDVSSMGASVQADFDVVSWDRRGIEGSDPTLTCGDTAAIDAFTHLDPAPSTQRGVSALVAAGRELTAGCRANSAPGLLGQLGSVANARDMDILRALLGDSKMNYFGYSYGSYQGLIYAEMFPDRIRTMTLDGIFDPSLTATQATVQGAVSEESELQHYADVCNTTAGVTCPAPTSAGIMALIDKLQQQVKTAPLPAQGTTRTVGPAELASALRLNSVAPGAFYALTSPALSAAANGDGTQILGLADLWNSRTLGASGSSGAATGYAAGFQDNVALFCTDRPWPSGTAGYRSLLAASEAASPHLGAERATMALPCGSWPTTDLPHVVRAPGAPPILVVSSIGDPITPYQWGVHVANSLANGVLLTSESHGHTAYGGNGSPCLDAHVDDYIVNAAPPAPGTAC; via the coding sequence ATGCGAAGACATTTGGCAGCGCTCGGGGCGATCGCTCTGGTCGTGGCCGGGATGGCGGCGCCCGCGGCGGCGACGGCGGCGGAACCGCTCGCGGGATACTACGGACAACGGCTGGATTGGCAGCCGTGTGCGGGGATCCCGGGGTTCGAGTGCGCGACCTTCGTCGTGCCGCGCGACTACGGGCGGCCCGGAGCGGGGGACTTCCGGCTTCCGGTGATCAAGAAGCCGGCCGGCGATCCGGCCCATCGTGTCGGGAGCCTGATCCTCGACCCGGGCGGGCCCGGCGATTCAGGGCTGACGGACCTGCCGGGGGACGTGTCGTCGATGGGCGCGTCGGTGCAGGCGGACTTCGACGTGGTCTCGTGGGACCGGCGCGGGATCGAGGGCAGTGACCCCACGTTGACCTGCGGGGACACCGCGGCGATCGATGCCTTCACGCATCTGGATCCCGCGCCGTCCACGCAACGGGGCGTCTCGGCCCTGGTCGCGGCCGGGCGGGAGCTCACGGCGGGCTGCCGCGCCAACTCGGCGCCCGGTCTGCTGGGTCAGCTCGGGTCGGTCGCGAACGCTCGGGACATGGACATCCTGCGGGCGCTGCTCGGCGACAGCAAGATGAACTACTTCGGCTACTCCTACGGCTCCTACCAGGGGCTCATCTATGCCGAGATGTTCCCGGACCGCATCAGGACCATGACGCTCGACGGCATCTTCGACCCGTCTCTCACCGCTACCCAGGCTACGGTGCAAGGCGCGGTGTCCGAGGAGAGTGAACTCCAGCATTACGCCGACGTCTGCAACACGACTGCCGGCGTCACCTGTCCGGCTCCGACCTCGGCCGGCATCATGGCCTTGATCGACAAGCTCCAGCAGCAGGTGAAGACGGCGCCGCTGCCGGCTCAGGGCACCACGCGCACGGTGGGCCCGGCCGAGTTGGCGTCGGCATTGCGCCTCAACTCTGTAGCGCCGGGAGCCTTTTACGCGCTCACCAGTCCCGCGCTCTCGGCCGCCGCCAATGGAGACGGAACTCAGATCCTGGGCCTGGCAGACCTGTGGAACAGCCGCACTCTGGGAGCGTCCGGATCGTCTGGAGCCGCGACCGGCTACGCCGCCGGGTTCCAAGACAACGTCGCGCTGTTCTGCACCGATCGGCCGTGGCCGAGCGGAACGGCCGGCTACCGATCGCTCCTGGCTGCCTCTGAAGCCGCGTCGCCGCACCTCGGCGCCGAGCGCGCGACGATGGCGTTGCCCTGTGGGTCCTGGCCGACCACCGATCTCCCGCATGTCGTCCGGGCCCCCGGCGCGCCGCCGATCCTGGTGGTCTCCTCGATCGGCGACCCGATCACGCCCTACCAGTGGGGTGTCCATGTCGCGAACTCCTTGGCGAACGGAGTCCTTCTCACGTCGGAGTCGCATGGCCACACCGCTTATGGCGGCAACGGATCGCCATGTCTGGACGCGCACGTCGACGACTACATCGTCAACGCGGCGCCGCCGGCTCCGGGGACAGCCTGCTGA
- the dapB gene encoding 4-hydroxy-tetrahydrodipicolinate reductase, whose product MTAALGQSVVKVAVFGAAGRMGQAVCRAVLDAPGLDLVAQIDVDDDPQRAVEAGAEIAVDFTHPGVTMQNIEFCVRNGINVVVGTSGFDEARQEQVRALLHGTDVRVLVAPNFSIGAVLMMRFAATAAPYFESVEIVELHHPDKVDAPSGTATRTAELVAEARAAAGSAPMPDATKTGLEGARGAAVESIPVHSIRLRGLIAHQEVLLGTVGETLTIRHDSLDRASFMPGVVLACKKTGTLPAGLTVGLDALLDL is encoded by the coding sequence ATGACAGCCGCTCTGGGGCAGTCGGTCGTGAAGGTCGCGGTGTTCGGGGCGGCCGGCCGGATGGGGCAGGCCGTCTGCCGTGCCGTGCTGGACGCGCCGGGCCTGGACCTGGTCGCGCAGATCGACGTCGACGACGACCCGCAGCGCGCGGTCGAGGCCGGCGCCGAGATCGCGGTCGACTTCACCCACCCCGGCGTGACCATGCAGAACATCGAGTTCTGCGTCCGGAACGGGATCAACGTCGTGGTCGGCACCTCGGGCTTCGACGAGGCCCGGCAGGAGCAGGTCCGCGCGCTGCTGCACGGGACTGACGTGCGCGTCCTGGTCGCCCCGAACTTCTCCATCGGCGCGGTGCTGATGATGCGGTTCGCGGCCACCGCGGCGCCGTACTTCGAGAGCGTGGAGATCGTCGAGCTGCACCACCCGGACAAGGTCGACGCGCCCTCGGGCACCGCGACCCGCACCGCGGAGCTGGTCGCCGAGGCCCGTGCCGCGGCCGGCAGCGCGCCGATGCCCGACGCGACGAAGACCGGCCTCGAGGGTGCTCGGGGCGCAGCGGTCGAGAGCATCCCGGTGCACTCGATCCGGCTGCGCGGCCTGATCGCGCACCAGGAGGTCCTGCTCGGCACCGTCGGGGAGACCCTGACCATCCGGCACGACTCGCTGGACCGCGCCTCGTTCATGCCGGGCGTGGTGCTGGCCTGCAAGAAGACCGGTACGCTGCCGGCCGGCCTGACCGTCGGCCTGGACGCGTTGCTGGACCTTTAG
- a CDS encoding M16 family metallopeptidase, which translates to MNPAETLIAGQNGSGTVRRTVLPGGLRVVTETMPSVRSVTFGIWTGIGSRDEHAEESGATHYLEHLLFKGTAKRSALDISAAIDAVGGEMNAFTAKEYTCYYARVLDTDLPLAIDVICDLVTSALIRPEDVASERNVILEEMAMTEDEPADQIHDEFAYALLGDSPLGRPILGSAESVNALTRDAIAEYYHSHYTDDHLVVSAAGNLDHDVVVALVDAAFAQARGVRDADRQPVVPRIGGDCGAAHSGLRLVSKQTEQTHVVLGVPGVARNDRRRYPLGILSTILGGGMSSRLFQEVREKRGLAYSVYSFSSHHADCGMFGVYAGCQPENFTEVLKICRDEVAKVADGGVTEEELRRGIGQVRGSTVLSLEDTGSQMTRIGKNELVYGEHLTIEELLGRVESVTLQDVKEVAEEFLRRPPAIAVIGDYQDASSFEGALA; encoded by the coding sequence TTGAACCCGGCTGAGACCCTGATCGCCGGGCAGAACGGCAGCGGCACTGTGCGCCGCACCGTCCTGCCCGGCGGTTTGCGCGTGGTCACGGAGACCATGCCATCCGTTCGGTCTGTGACGTTCGGCATCTGGACCGGCATCGGCTCGCGCGACGAGCACGCCGAGGAGTCCGGCGCCACGCACTACCTGGAGCACCTGCTCTTCAAGGGCACGGCGAAGCGGTCGGCGCTGGACATCTCGGCGGCGATCGACGCGGTCGGCGGCGAGATGAACGCCTTCACCGCCAAGGAGTACACGTGCTATTACGCGCGCGTGCTCGACACCGACCTGCCGCTGGCCATCGACGTGATCTGCGACCTGGTCACCTCCGCGCTCATCCGCCCCGAGGACGTCGCCTCCGAGCGCAACGTCATCCTCGAGGAGATGGCGATGACCGAGGACGAGCCGGCCGACCAGATCCACGACGAGTTCGCCTACGCGCTGCTCGGCGACTCCCCGCTCGGCCGGCCGATCCTGGGCTCGGCGGAGTCGGTCAACGCCCTGACCCGGGACGCGATCGCCGAGTACTACCACTCCCACTACACCGACGACCACCTGGTGGTCTCGGCGGCCGGCAATCTGGACCACGACGTGGTGGTGGCCCTGGTGGACGCGGCGTTCGCCCAGGCCCGCGGGGTCCGGGACGCCGACCGGCAGCCGGTCGTGCCGCGCATCGGCGGCGACTGCGGGGCCGCGCACTCGGGCCTGCGCCTGGTGTCCAAGCAGACCGAGCAGACGCACGTCGTGCTCGGCGTGCCGGGCGTGGCCCGCAACGACCGCCGCCGCTACCCGCTGGGCATCCTGTCCACCATCCTCGGCGGCGGCATGTCCTCACGGCTGTTCCAGGAGGTCCGGGAGAAGCGCGGACTGGCCTACTCGGTCTACAGCTTCTCCTCGCACCACGCCGACTGCGGCATGTTCGGGGTGTACGCCGGCTGCCAGCCGGAGAACTTCACCGAGGTGCTGAAGATCTGCCGCGACGAGGTCGCCAAGGTCGCCGACGGCGGCGTCACCGAGGAGGAGCTGCGCCGGGGCATCGGCCAGGTGCGCGGCTCCACGGTGCTCTCGCTGGAGGACACCGGGTCGCAGATGACCCGGATCGGGAAGAACGAACTCGTCTACGGCGAGCACCTCACCATCGAGGAGCTGCTGGGGCGGGTCGAGTCGGTGACGCTGCAGGACGTCAAGGAGGTCGCCGAGGAGTTCCTGCGGCGGCCCCCGGCGATCGCGGTCATCGGCGACTACCAGGACGCTTCATCGTTCGAAGGGGCACTGGCATGA